One window of Triticum dicoccoides isolate Atlit2015 ecotype Zavitan chromosome 5A, WEW_v2.0, whole genome shotgun sequence genomic DNA carries:
- the LOC119299033 gene encoding E3 ubiquitin-protein ligase WAV3-like has protein sequence MALFHDDDKPSSPNNAGSSKDGLVTMAFPAFSRKDVGLTKDAVTAVVEIKATSSAAMREGLDLVAVLDVSGSMSGDKIESVKKALQFVIMKLTPMDRLSIVTFDSSARRLNPLRSMTQAAQTDLKAIVNGLAAGGGTDIKAGLDLGLAVLGGRVHTESRTPNIFLMSDGQTSGDPRQVNPGDVAVYTFGFGAGTDHKLLSDLAKKSTGGTYSAVPDGTNLSAPFSQLLGGLLTVVAQDVQLTLEPNNADGDLDKMTVAPGTDYTTTTDAKSGLITIKFGTLFSGEARKVAVNFTLRDSDETEEYDATLAEARHSYAGQKTRQPSENILIVRTPNPSPADPSSAGASQRSVQAEELRRLHANTIGTASLLADAEKLAEAREKIMDAQNAVEDIMLDDGERMINALRSELLQLLTFMESQALYNERGHPYALATIASHGRQRTAGRGDEGEVISLYVTPRMIAYLEQAKRFEENPEEPVPTADDDVEEEIKNDPFGTIAAPLALYLDAAIQALQSIKKVLADASQRKR, from the exons ATGGCGCTGTTCCATGACGACGACAAGCCTTCTTCTCCGAATAATGCAG GTTCGAGCAAAGATGGGCTGGTGACCATGGCATTTCCGGCGTTCAGCAGGAAAGATGTGGGGCTGACCAAGGACGCGGTGACGGCGGTGGTGGAGATCAAGGCGACATCCTCCGCCGCCATGAGGGAGGGGCTGGACCTGGTGGCGGTGCTCGACGTTAGTGGCAGCATGAGCGGGGACAAGATCGAGAGCGTGAAGAAGGCCCTTCAGTTCGTCATCATGAAGCTCACCCCCATGGACCGCCTCTCCATCGTCACCTTCGACAGCTCCGCCCGCAGGCTCAACCCGCTGCGCTCCATGACGCAGGCTGCCCAGACCGACCTCAAGGCCATCGTCAACGGCCTAGCGGCCGGCGGCGGCACCGACATAAAGGCCGGCCTTGACCTGGGGCTGGCCGTCCTCGGCGGCCGCGTCCACACCGAATCTCGCACCCCCAACATCTTCCTCATGTCCGACGGGCAGACCTCCGGTGACCCCAGGCAAGTGAACCCCGGCGACGTGGCCGTATAcacctttggcttcggcgctggcaCGGACCACAAGCTGCTGAGCGACCTGGCCAAGAAGTCTACCGGCGGGACGTACAGCGCGGTGCCCGACGGGACCAACCTCAGCGCGCCCTTCTCGCAGCTGCTCGGCGGCCTGCTGACGGTGGTGGCGCAGGACGTGCAGCTCACGCTCGAGCCCAACAACGCCGACGGCGACCTGGACAAGATGACCGTGGCCCCCGGCACCGACTACACCACGACCACCGACGCCAAGAGcggcctcatcaccatcaagttcggCACCCTCTTCAGCGGAGAAGCGCGCAAGGTGGCCGTCAACTTCACGCTCAGGGACAGCGACGAGACCGAGGAGTACGACGCCACCTTGGCCGAGGCGCGGCACAGCTACGCCGGCCAGAAGACGCGCCAGCCTTCGGAGAACATCCtgatcgtgcgcacgcccaaccCAAGCCCTGCCGACCCCTCCAGTGCGGGCGCCTCCCAGCGCTCGGTGCAGGCCGAGGAGCTGCGCCGGCTGCACGCCAACACGATCGGCACGGCGAGCCTCCTggcggacgccgagaagctggcggAGGCGCGGGAAAAGATCATGGACGCGCAGAACGCGGTGGAGGACATCATGTTGGATGACGGCGAGAGGATGATTAACGCGCTACGCTCTGAGCTGCTGCAGCTGCTCACTTTCATGGAGTCGCAGGCGCTCTACAACGAGCGGGGCCACCCCTACGCGCTCGCCACCATTGCGTCGCACGGCCGTCAGCGCACCGCCGGGAGGGGCGACGAGGGGGAGGTCATCTCCCTCTACGTCACGCCGCGCATGATCGCCTACCTGGAGCAGGCCAAGAGGTTTGAGGAGAACCCGGAGGAGCCGGTGCCCACCGCCGACGACGACGTCGAGGAGGagataaaaaacgatccatttggcaccatcgccgccccgctcgccctcTACCTCGACGCCGCCATACAGGCGCTGCAGTCCATCAAGAAGGTGCTCGCCGACGCCAGCCAGCGCAAGCGCTAG